One window from the genome of Fusobacterium sp. encodes:
- a CDS encoding arsenate reductase family protein: MFGKKNCNDSKKAERFFKERGVKIQFIDLKEKAPSKGELKSICSKYPLEELIDIEGTEYKKRNLQYIVFNLEETLLENPVLFKSPIGRFKNEITLGYQPEIWKNWTEKLK; the protein is encoded by the coding sequence ATTTTTGGAAAAAAGAATTGTAATGATTCAAAGAAAGCTGAAAGATTTTTTAAAGAAAGAGGAGTAAAAATTCAATTTATTGATTTAAAAGAAAAAGCTCCTTCTAAAGGAGAATTAAAAAGTATATGCAGTAAGTATCCTCTTGAAGAGCTTATTGACATAGAAGGAACAGAATATAAAAAAAGAAATCTTCAATATATAGTATTTAATTTAGAAGAAACTTTGCTAGAAAACCCAGTTTTATTTAAAAGCCCTATTGGAAGATTTAAAAATGAAATAACCTTAGGATATCAACCAGAAATATGGAAAAACTGGACAGAAAAATTAAAATAA
- a CDS encoding N-acetyltransferase, translating to MIRNLKNEDINIVMDLWKNSTMEAQNFIPDSYWLENYDNVKNNYLPNSTTYVYEEDGEIKGFVSLIENIFIGGLFVKVGSQRRGVGIRILNFLKEKHDKLQLAVYDRNIRAMNFYLKSGFKILNTEIDGKTNEKEHLMEWRR from the coding sequence ATGATTAGAAATCTAAAAAATGAAGATATTAATATAGTTATGGATTTATGGAAGAATTCAACAATGGAAGCTCAAAATTTTATTCCAGACAGTTATTGGCTGGAAAACTATGACAATGTAAAAAATAATTATTTACCAAATTCAACCACTTATGTATATGAAGAAGATGGAGAAATAAAAGGATTTGTAAGTTTGATAGAAAATATATTTATAGGTGGGCTGTTTGTAAAAGTAGGAAGTCAGAGAAGAGGAGTTGGAATCAGAATACTGAATTTTTTAAAAGAAAAGCATGATAAATTACAGCTTGCAGTATATGATAGAAATATAAGAGCAATGAATTTTTACTTGAAATCAGGATTCAAAATATTAAATACTGAAATTGATGGAAAAACAAATGAAAAGGAACATTTGATGGAGTGGAGGAGATAA
- a CDS encoding epoxyqueuosine reductase QueH translates to MKINYDLVMEKQLKEIEKNKIKPRLLLHSCCAPCSSAILEFLQDYFEITIYFFNPNITFQEEYLKRLEEQKEYHKKKGYQINVIEGRYNPKIDFFQNIKGLENEKEGGKRCHQCYRIRLEETAKKAKEDGYEYFTTVLSISPMKNAQWINEIGEKLEKKYEIKFLNGDFKKKSRYLRSIEVSKEYELYRQDYCGCIFSKLEREKIEKEKREKNGGER, encoded by the coding sequence ATGAAAATTAACTATGATTTAGTAATGGAAAAGCAGTTAAAGGAAATAGAAAAAAATAAGATTAAACCTAGACTTCTTCTTCATTCATGCTGTGCACCATGTAGCTCAGCAATATTAGAGTTTTTACAGGATTATTTTGAAATAACAATATATTTTTTTAATCCTAATATAACTTTTCAAGAGGAATACTTGAAGAGATTGGAAGAGCAAAAAGAATATCATAAAAAAAAAGGATATCAAATAAATGTAATTGAAGGAAGATATAATCCTAAAATTGACTTCTTTCAAAATATAAAAGGTCTAGAAAATGAAAAAGAAGGTGGAAAAAGATGCCATCAATGTTATAGAATTCGTCTTGAAGAAACTGCGAAAAAAGCTAAAGAAGATGGATATGAATACTTCACAACAGTATTGAGTATAAGTCCAATGAAAAATGCACAGTGGATAAATGAGATAGGAGAGAAACTTGAAAAAAAATATGAAATAAAGTTTCTTAATGGAGATTTTAAGAAGAAAAGTAGATATTTAAGATCTATTGAAGTTTCAAAAGAATATGAATTATACAGACAGGACTACTGTGGTTGTATATTTTCGAAATTAGAAAGAGAAAAAATTGAAAAAGAAAAGAGAGAAAAAAATGGAGGGGAAAGATGA